The segment ATCATCAGCCCGCGCACCCCGGTCGGCGAGGTGGCGAGCGGATCCCAGTGTGATTCCTGATAGCCGATGGCAGCGATCAGCCGCCAATCCAGCTCAGTCAGCTCCTGTGCGCGGTGGAAATGGCGGCGGAATTTCGGCAGCACGCCATTGGAGGCGATCATGAAGCCTTCCACGTCAATCCTGCCAAGCCGGGTCACATGACCATAATAGCGGTCGAGAAGGCGCTTCAAGGTGCCATCCTGCTTGATCCGGGCAAAGAAATCATTGGATTTTTCAAGCAGGAAATTATCCACATTCCTGGGAAATGCCCAGGCCAGATGCTGCGTTTCGCTCAGATCAAACGCCGTCCCGAGGGATGGCAGGTAATTCTTGAGCACATCGACGATATTCGAATCCGCAACCACGGCATCCAGCTGACCCATGGCGAGAATCTCAAGCAATTCCTCGCTTTCCATCGAAGCATTCTCCTTCCAGGAGAGCTCCGGATACTTCTTTTTTGCTTCCATGAGCATTTCGGCATAGCTGGACCCCGCCACCACCTCGATGCGCTGCCCGATCAAGGCCTTCAGACCGGAAGGCTTGGGGCTGACCGTGTTGTACACCACTTGCTGCCTGATGTTCTGGTAGGGAATAGAAAACTTGAAATTCTTCTGGCGCTCGGGCGTGATGGTCAGGCCGGCGGCGGCAAGATGGGCCTGCTGGTTTTGCAGCGAGGGAAGGATTTCATTGAACTGATTCGCCACGACAAAACGGACTTTGACGCCCAGCTCCTTGGCAAACAGTTCAACCAGGTCATGTTCTATCCCGGCCAGATGCTCTTCGGCATCTTCATAATAGGTGGTTGGACTGTTGCGTGTAATAACGACCAGTTCACCTGTTTGCTGCACAGGTAACACAGGCTTTGGCGGAGGCGAAAAATTACACCCGCTCAGACCGGCAGCCAGTAAAATCGCCATGATCCATTTTTGCATCGGCAAAAGTGTGGCCGAATTTCCCATATTTGTCCATCAGCCGGCTTTGAGAAGCGCCCTAACCGATGTAGAATGGCGCCCACCGGAGAGGTGGCAGAGTGGTCGAATGTACCTGACTCGAAATCAGGCGTGGGCGCAAGTTCACCGAGGGTTCGAATCCCTCCCTCTCCGCCACTAACACCACGCCTTCCAGGCAGCATCAGGGATTTGGCCGGATTTTTTAACGGTAAAATCGAATGGTGTTACCAGATGGTGTACCACCAGCAGCAATTTCAATTCTTAGGAGTTGCTGCTCATGTCTACCTATCTTCAATTTCATCACGGCTGTTTTTTGTTCCATATCAAGGTTCAAAAATCTCTTATTGCCCGTTACGGCGACGTTGTACGTCAAAATCTGCAAACCAGCGACCGTGCAGTTGCCTCCATTCCAGACCCAATCCCCATCCCTGAATCATCGACTCACGAAGATCCTGCCACGACCAGAATCGTATGCGGATCACCTGTTCAGGCAGCGCCCACCGGTGTGTTGATAAATTGATTGTTAAATGGCTCATTAATAACTTAATGCGATTTAACTAACATCCTGATGACTTG is part of the Sulfuricella sp. genome and harbors:
- the mltF gene encoding membrane-bound lytic murein transglycosylase MltF; amino-acid sequence: MAILLAAGLSGCNFSPPPKPVLPVQQTGELVVITRNSPTTYYEDAEEHLAGIEHDLVELFAKELGVKVRFVVANQFNEILPSLQNQQAHLAAAGLTITPERQKNFKFSIPYQNIRQQVVYNTVSPKPSGLKALIGQRIEVVAGSSYAEMLMEAKKKYPELSWKENASMESEELLEILAMGQLDAVVADSNIVDVLKNYLPSLGTAFDLSETQHLAWAFPRNVDNFLLEKSNDFFARIKQDGTLKRLLDRYYGHVTRLGRIDVEGFMIASNGVLPKFRRHFHRAQELTELDWRLIAAIGYQESHWDPLATSPTGVRGLMMLTGETADRLGVTDRLDPKQSILAGARYVNYLKDTVPDRIPEPDRTWIALAAYNIGYGHLEDARILAKKKKLNPDSWTDLKTTLPLLAKAEYIGEVKHGYARGGETVIFVENVRTYYDILARFEKPYQRLFSSTSDESAMPAASNQPGRKSSLGLKAPASALRPDKAAGQQAH